A single region of the Alphaproteobacteria bacterium genome encodes:
- the rplJ gene encoding 50S ribosomal protein L10 — protein MDRTQKEDVVRSLNQTFQDAAAVVVTHYSGLTVAEINDLRVQMRQAGANFRVTKNRLARLALADTPYAPLTDMFTGPTAIAFADDVVAPAKVAVNFAKGNEKLIVLGGAMGQTLLDADGVKGLASLPSLDELRGKIVGLIQAPATKVAGVLQAPAGQLARVIRAHAEKAEAA, from the coding sequence GTGGACCGAACGCAAAAGGAAGACGTGGTCCGGTCATTGAACCAGACCTTCCAGGACGCGGCGGCGGTCGTGGTCACCCATTACAGCGGCCTGACGGTGGCGGAGATCAACGATCTTCGCGTCCAGATGCGCCAGGCCGGTGCCAATTTCCGGGTGACCAAGAACCGGCTCGCACGTTTGGCTCTCGCCGACACACCCTATGCACCCTTGACGGACATGTTCACGGGCCCCACGGCGATCGCTTTCGCCGACGACGTGGTGGCTCCCGCCAAGGTGGCCGTGAACTTTGCCAAGGGGAACGAAAAGCTGATCGTTCTCGGCGGTGCCATGGGCCAGACGCTGCTCGATGCCGACGGCGTCAAGGGTCTGGCCTCGCTGCCCTCGCTGGACGAGTTGCGGGGCAAGATCGTCGGCCTGATTCAGGCCCCGGCGACCAAGGTGGCGGGCGTGCTGCAGGCCCCGGCCGGCCAACTGGCCCGGGTCATCCGCGCGCATGCAGAAAAGGCTGAGGCGGCGTAG
- the rplL gene encoding 50S ribosomal protein L7/L12: MADIEKIAADLSQLTVMEATELATLLEEKWGVSAAAPVAVAVAGAGGEAEAAEEQDSFDVVLTSFGEKKINVIKEVRAMTGLGLKEAKDLVEGVPNAVKEGVNKQEAEEVKATLEGAGASVELK, encoded by the coding sequence ATGGCTGATATCGAAAAAATTGCCGCGGACCTGTCGCAGTTGACGGTCATGGAGGCGACCGAGCTGGCGACGCTGCTGGAAGAGAAGTGGGGCGTCTCGGCGGCCGCACCGGTGGCCGTGGCCGTGGCTGGCGCTGGCGGCGAGGCCGAAGCGGCCGAGGAGCAGGACAGCTTCGACGTCGTGCTGACGTCCTTCGGCGAAAAGAAAATCAACGTGATCAAAGAGGTGCGGGCGATGACCGGCCTCGGTCTCAAGGAGGCCAAGGATCTCGTCGAAGGCGTGCCCAACGCGGTCAAGGAGGGCGTCAACAAGCAGGAGGCCGAAGAGGTCAAGGCCACGCTCGAGGGGGCCGGCGCCAGCGTCGAGCTGAAAT